Proteins encoded in a region of the Saccharothrix ecbatanensis genome:
- a CDS encoding RHS repeat-associated core domain-containing protein, with translation MLVVAASLVQPVTWARAARQGQPPGVTAGAGPVDRPAPASARPDEAVPPEKWPPVVPVGVRAGGEPVRLSAEDWARVPKPGQAEEVFAAVLTRPGFALGDTSLVAYFDVREDPRPWSAWRARVFEASTGTEQASTVLPRSELQVPCGAVRQFCRTFGGREGWVLDPAKEYFVTLAAILDGGGELVSAPGPNTRPRTTAEPPPIPIEQASGCGCGTALSTTGAGQAFRGDGVNTATGAFTRIEPDLSMASIGVPFTSTRVYSSTLSLPGLFGPGWAWTYGMRVTPTDAGAMVLADDGAQVLYRLVDGSYQRPAGIRSTLRKTDGGWELVTLTRIAYGFDGEGRLTSVRTARGVGVSLAHNPDGITITDASGRTARARVVDGLIRMITLPDHRKVHYEYDAAGRLAVYKDARGGQWRYAYSAEGRLTEVQDPQPHRTTLVRNEYDAAGRVARQSDAVGNTTSFAWNAAEQEATTTDADGVIVRDGYRGNVLVYSRRGAGDTDNHRYDGSLNRSLLVNGNHNQHEAQHDLNGNPTVRRAPQGFDEKTKYDERNNPIEFTDANGNVWKNTYNEFNELVRSADAENHSISHAYDERGLRTSTTDQRGKVTRYEHIPLGQPNSGLVSAVVSPEGRRSEVEYDDTGRRVATVDPRGTPPGADRRAFTTRYRLDEQDRVVEVHEPGKRHPWRTHYDEVGRVSSTINPEWVKVEYRYFDNGRLASVADARKTTSITYTNAGRRAAVRIEMGHGQQDIVTSYRYNAKGLLHRTISPRGNVPGAVEADFTTTYRYDANDNLVRISRPYPGGKVVHKDIKVDELDRTTSTVDEFNKPSTFARDNTGRVTGATDTLGRGLSMGYDRNGRQTTNTDAGRNTTKSTYDEAGNKVRQESATGGVTTWEYSDDGLLISTTEPRGNVGGADRARFTTRFEYDLAGNRTKVIDPLGNATVSAYDANNRLSAMTDPNNHATHYRYREDNQIESVHAPDAKFIPHAPHVEATVYSYHKDGLLAAIRDPNHHVRRIDYDRAGRPTSTTDPKGRRVEATYDVENNLIAAITKGEHEWLNDAERAKRTIVDTYDIVNRRVTRALGDSGPKYSWAYDAKDRITAYGDPLGVRKMSYDDEDQITRVTREEAGGRSETFDYDYDQRGNITSRAYPDGTRVTAGYDADSRVSELTVRGGSAGADAATWRFGYDVAGRRTSTTLPAATGLVERRTYDDAGRLTAIGTDRTPGAGPPPDVQDPISAFKLDLDPVGNPIKVTTTRGGVSEAVAYAYDPADRVTSACYAAATCDKHAEAAGRIDYSYDLVGNRLTQKRTGTAGSDSTRYVYDSADQLTKRIVSQHRAGSAPDGEVVGLPTVIDYDYDINGNQTRAGRDTFTYNLDNTLASATTGGRTTTFSYDATGLRVAAASGDTQRWSWDVNGTLPQIALDTTADAAGTITERRGFAYGPDDEPLALLDSSVHSYTHDWLGGVANMLSPTGVPEGGYDYDPFGNPREGATLKPGDQAGPANPLRFTGAYQDSKSGEGNYYLRARNYNPDTGRFTSTDPMPQPGPAISAYAYAENNPLSYTDPTGAVVDNGGGSGSSSETGATQPTGPSPEDVAKAQQIQSKSLVDVILEGGGQILMEFLGINDIVNCLKGDIGACVSVVIGALPWGKIFKAKKIAEAIFRAGKAVVTFFQELKWARAIIQGAEKAAEAAKAAAAAAAKAAAEKAAKARAVAEDAAKRAAAKAAERAKAVAAKAKAATKKPPKGCKTHSFAAGTLVLLADGTRKPIEQVKPGDKVQATEPGTGKTEGRQVTRSIRTDHDKSYVDVTVRDDSGSHTITTTDNHPFWSVTRGRWVDAAHLKPGELLRTAAGTHVQIGAVRAYAGVQRTFDLTVDGTHTYYVVAGSQSLLVHNVDACDLELVQAAREAAKNAPKGVSKIAAARLRNAGNGRPGEIETAYSGAGHGDPFYEDAITERLPRAGGTTDWDSTNCAEVRACNRALGGAPDDELATLSNVEYAVVDRDGNIVGACASCLNVIVAGGARSVG, from the coding sequence GTGTTGGTGGTGGCGGCGAGCCTGGTGCAGCCGGTCACGTGGGCGCGTGCGGCGAGGCAGGGCCAGCCGCCCGGCGTCACGGCGGGAGCGGGACCGGTCGACCGCCCGGCGCCCGCGTCGGCCCGTCCGGACGAGGCGGTGCCGCCGGAGAAGTGGCCGCCCGTGGTGCCCGTGGGTGTGCGCGCCGGTGGCGAGCCCGTGCGGTTGTCCGCCGAGGACTGGGCGCGGGTGCCCAAGCCCGGCCAGGCCGAAGAGGTGTTCGCCGCCGTCCTGACCCGGCCGGGCTTCGCGCTCGGCGACACCTCGCTGGTGGCCTACTTCGACGTCCGTGAGGACCCCAGGCCCTGGTCGGCGTGGCGGGCGCGGGTGTTCGAGGCGTCCACCGGCACCGAACAGGCCTCCACCGTGCTGCCGCGCTCGGAGTTGCAGGTCCCGTGCGGCGCGGTCCGGCAGTTCTGCCGCACGTTCGGCGGCCGTGAGGGCTGGGTGCTCGACCCGGCCAAGGAGTACTTCGTCACGCTGGCCGCCATCCTCGACGGCGGTGGCGAGCTGGTGTCCGCGCCGGGGCCGAACACGCGTCCGCGCACGACGGCCGAGCCGCCGCCGATCCCGATCGAGCAGGCGTCCGGCTGCGGCTGCGGCACGGCGTTGAGCACGACCGGGGCCGGGCAGGCGTTCCGCGGCGACGGCGTGAACACGGCCACCGGCGCGTTCACCCGGATCGAGCCCGACCTGTCCATGGCGTCGATCGGCGTCCCGTTCACCTCGACGCGCGTCTACTCCTCGACGCTGTCCCTGCCGGGCCTGTTCGGGCCGGGCTGGGCCTGGACGTACGGGATGCGCGTGACCCCGACCGATGCCGGCGCCATGGTCCTGGCCGACGACGGCGCCCAGGTGCTGTACCGCCTGGTCGACGGCTCCTACCAGCGCCCGGCCGGCATCCGCTCCACGCTGCGCAAGACCGACGGCGGCTGGGAACTGGTCACCTTGACCCGGATCGCCTACGGCTTCGACGGCGAGGGCCGCCTCACGTCGGTCCGCACCGCGCGCGGCGTGGGCGTCTCGCTGGCCCACAACCCGGACGGCATCACCATCACCGACGCGTCGGGACGGACGGCGCGTGCGCGCGTCGTGGACGGCCTGATCCGCATGATCACCCTGCCCGACCACCGCAAGGTGCACTACGAGTACGACGCCGCCGGCCGGCTCGCGGTCTACAAGGACGCCCGCGGCGGCCAGTGGCGCTACGCCTACTCGGCCGAGGGCCGGCTGACCGAGGTCCAGGACCCGCAACCGCACCGCACCACGCTGGTCCGCAACGAGTACGACGCCGCCGGCCGGGTGGCACGCCAGTCCGACGCCGTGGGCAACACCACGAGCTTCGCCTGGAACGCGGCCGAGCAGGAGGCGACGACCACCGACGCGGACGGCGTCATCGTCCGCGACGGCTACCGGGGCAACGTGCTCGTCTACAGCCGGCGCGGCGCCGGCGACACCGACAACCACCGCTACGACGGCTCGCTGAACCGCAGCCTGCTGGTCAACGGCAACCACAACCAGCACGAAGCCCAGCACGACCTCAACGGCAACCCGACCGTGCGCAGGGCGCCGCAGGGCTTCGACGAGAAGACCAAGTACGACGAGCGCAACAACCCGATCGAGTTCACCGACGCCAACGGCAACGTCTGGAAGAACACCTACAACGAGTTCAACGAGCTGGTCCGCAGCGCCGACGCCGAGAACCACTCGATCAGCCACGCCTACGACGAGCGCGGCCTGCGCACCTCGACCACCGACCAGCGCGGCAAGGTCACCCGCTACGAGCACATCCCGCTCGGGCAGCCGAACTCCGGGCTGGTCTCGGCGGTCGTCTCACCGGAGGGCCGCCGGTCCGAGGTCGAGTACGACGACACCGGCCGCCGCGTCGCCACCGTCGACCCGCGCGGCACGCCCCCAGGAGCCGATCGCCGGGCGTTCACCACCAGGTACCGCCTGGACGAGCAGGACCGCGTGGTGGAGGTGCACGAGCCTGGCAAACGGCACCCGTGGCGGACGCACTACGACGAGGTCGGTCGGGTCAGCAGCACGATCAATCCCGAATGGGTGAAGGTCGAGTACCGCTACTTCGACAACGGGCGGCTGGCCTCGGTCGCCGACGCGCGCAAGACCACCTCGATCACCTACACCAACGCCGGCCGCCGTGCCGCCGTGCGGATCGAGATGGGCCATGGCCAGCAGGACATCGTCACGTCCTACCGCTACAACGCCAAAGGCCTGCTGCACCGGACGATCTCGCCACGCGGCAACGTGCCCGGCGCCGTCGAAGCGGACTTCACCACCACCTACCGCTACGACGCCAACGACAACCTCGTGCGCATCTCACGCCCGTACCCCGGCGGCAAGGTCGTCCACAAGGACATCAAGGTGGACGAGCTGGACCGCACCACGTCCACGGTGGACGAGTTCAACAAGCCGTCCACCTTCGCCCGGGACAACACCGGCCGCGTCACAGGGGCCACCGACACCCTCGGCCGCGGCCTGTCCATGGGCTACGACCGCAACGGCCGCCAGACCACCAACACCGACGCCGGCCGGAACACCACCAAGTCCACCTACGACGAGGCCGGCAACAAGGTCCGCCAGGAGAGCGCCACCGGCGGCGTCACCACGTGGGAGTACAGCGACGACGGCCTGCTGATCAGCACCACCGAACCGCGCGGCAACGTCGGGGGAGCGGACCGCGCGCGGTTCACCACCCGCTTCGAGTACGACCTGGCCGGCAACCGCACCAAGGTGATCGACCCGCTGGGCAACGCCACGGTCTCCGCCTACGACGCGAACAACCGCCTCAGCGCGATGACCGACCCCAACAACCACGCCACCCACTACCGGTACCGGGAGGACAACCAGATCGAGAGCGTCCACGCGCCGGACGCCAAGTTCATCCCGCACGCCCCGCACGTCGAGGCCACCGTCTACAGCTACCACAAGGACGGCCTCCTCGCCGCGATCCGCGACCCCAACCACCACGTGCGCCGCATCGACTACGACCGGGCCGGCCGCCCCACCAGCACCACCGACCCGAAGGGCCGCCGCGTCGAGGCGACCTACGACGTGGAGAACAACCTCATCGCCGCCATCACCAAGGGCGAGCACGAGTGGCTCAACGACGCCGAACGCGCCAAGCGGACCATCGTCGACACCTACGACATCGTCAACCGCCGCGTGACCCGCGCGTTGGGAGACAGCGGGCCCAAGTACTCGTGGGCCTACGACGCCAAGGACCGCATCACCGCCTACGGCGACCCGCTCGGCGTGCGGAAGATGTCCTACGACGACGAAGACCAGATCACGCGCGTCACCCGTGAGGAGGCGGGCGGGCGCAGCGAGACGTTCGACTACGACTACGACCAGCGCGGCAACATCACCAGCCGCGCCTACCCCGACGGCACCCGCGTCACCGCAGGCTACGACGCAGACAGCCGGGTGTCCGAGCTGACCGTGCGAGGCGGCAGCGCGGGAGCCGACGCGGCCACCTGGCGGTTCGGCTACGACGTCGCCGGCCGCCGCACCAGCACCACCCTGCCCGCCGCCACCGGCCTGGTGGAACGGCGCACCTACGACGACGCGGGCCGGCTGACCGCCATCGGCACCGACCGCACACCGGGCGCCGGTCCACCACCGGACGTGCAGGACCCGATCTCGGCGTTCAAGCTCGACCTCGACCCGGTGGGCAACCCGATCAAGGTCACCACCACCCGAGGCGGCGTGTCCGAGGCCGTCGCCTACGCCTACGACCCGGCCGACCGCGTCACCTCGGCCTGCTACGCCGCCGCCACGTGCGACAAGCACGCCGAAGCCGCCGGGCGGATCGACTACAGCTACGACCTGGTCGGCAACCGGCTGACCCAGAAGCGCACCGGCACCGCGGGCAGCGACTCCACCCGTTACGTGTACGACTCCGCCGACCAGCTCACCAAGCGCATCGTCTCGCAGCACCGGGCAGGCAGCGCGCCCGACGGCGAGGTCGTCGGCCTGCCGACCGTCATCGACTACGACTACGACATCAACGGCAACCAGACCAGGGCCGGCCGGGACACCTTCACCTACAACCTGGACAACACCCTCGCCAGTGCCACCACCGGCGGCCGGACGACGACGTTCTCCTACGACGCCACCGGCCTGCGGGTGGCCGCCGCGTCCGGTGACACGCAGCGCTGGTCCTGGGACGTCAACGGCACCCTGCCGCAGATCGCCCTGGACACCACCGCCGACGCCGCCGGCACGATCACCGAACGCCGTGGCTTCGCCTACGGGCCGGACGACGAGCCGTTGGCCCTGCTCGACTCCAGCGTCCACTCCTACACGCACGACTGGCTGGGCGGCGTGGCGAACATGCTCAGCCCGACCGGCGTGCCGGAGGGCGGCTACGACTACGACCCGTTCGGCAACCCGCGCGAGGGCGCCACCCTCAAGCCGGGTGACCAGGCAGGTCCGGCCAACCCGCTGCGGTTCACCGGCGCGTACCAGGACTCGAAGTCGGGCGAGGGCAACTACTACCTGCGTGCCCGCAACTACAACCCCGACACCGGCCGCTTCACCAGCACCGACCCCATGCCCCAACCAGGGCCTGCCATCTCCGCGTACGCGTACGCCGAGAACAACCCGCTGTCCTACACCGACCCCACGGGCGCGGTGGTCGACAACGGGGGCGGCAGCGGTTCGTCGTCCGAGACCGGTGCGACGCAGCCGACCGGGCCGAGCCCCGAGGACGTGGCCAAGGCGCAGCAGATCCAGAGCAAGAGCCTGGTCGACGTCATCCTGGAGGGCGGCGGCCAGATCCTGATGGAGTTCCTGGGCATCAACGACATCGTCAACTGCCTCAAGGGCGACATCGGCGCCTGCGTCTCCGTGGTCATCGGCGCCCTGCCGTGGGGCAAGATCTTCAAGGCCAAGAAGATCGCCGAAGCCATCTTCCGCGCCGGCAAGGCCGTCGTGACGTTCTTCCAGGAGCTGAAGTGGGCGCGCGCCATCATCCAGGGCGCGGAGAAGGCGGCCGAAGCGGCGAAGGCAGCCGCGGCGGCGGCGGCCAAGGCGGCGGCCGAGAAGGCCGCGAAGGCGCGGGCGGTGGCCGAGGATGCGGCGAAGAGGGCGGCGGCCAAGGCGGCCGAACGCGCGAAAGCCGTGGCGGCCAAGGCTAAAGCGGCGACCAAGAAACCGCCGAAGGGCTGCAAGACGCACAGCTTCGCGGCGGGGACGTTGGTGTTGCTCGCCGACGGGACGCGCAAGCCGATCGAACAGGTCAAGCCGGGTGACAAGGTGCAGGCCACCGAGCCCGGCACCGGCAAGACCGAAGGCCGCCAGGTCACCCGTTCGATCCGGACCGACCACGACAAGTCCTACGTCGACGTCACGGTCCGCGACGACAGTGGTTCGCACACCATCACGACCACCGACAACCACCCGTTCTGGTCTGTTACGCGGGGACGCTGGGTAGATGCCGCGCACCTGAAGCCGGGCGAACTGCTCCGCACGGCTGCGGGGACGCACGTCCAGATCGGTGCCGTGCGCGCGTATGCGGGCGTGCAGCGGACGTTCGACCTCACGGTCGACGGCACGCACACGTACTACGTGGTGGCGGGTAGCCAGTCGCTCCTCGTCCACAACGTCGACGCGTGCGACCTGGAGTTGGTCCAAGCCGCGCGGGAGGCGGCGAAGAACGCGCCGAAGGGCGTGTCCAAGATCGCCGCGGCGCGTCTGCGCAATGCCGGCAACGGCCGCCCCGGCGAGATCGAGACCGCGTACAGCGGCGCTGGGCACGGTGATCCGTTCTACGAGGACGCGATCACCGAACGGCTCCCGCGGGCCGGCGGCACGACCGATTGGGACTCGACGAACTGCGCCGAGGTCCGTGCGTGCAACCGTGCTCTTGGCGGGGCGCCGGACGATGAGCTGGCGACGTTGTCGAACGTCGAGTACGCGGTGGTGGACCGGGACGGCAACATCGTCGGCGCGTGCGCGTCGTGCTTGAACGTCATCGTCGCCGGTGGTGCGCGAAGCGTAGGTTGA
- a CDS encoding carbohydrate-binding protein, whose product MRLTPLAAAVALAASVVLALPLGTANAATTRHEAETSPAVCTGSIDRDWSGFSGTGFCNGTNATGAYAQFTVNAAAAGTATLAVRFANGTTSARAANLIVNGTTVQPVSFEGTGAWSTWVTKTVTAAVNAGSNTIRLSPTSSAGLANIDYLDFTSEGTPPPTGDTLYVAPNGRDGATGTLADPTTLTSAISRIAQGGTIFLRGGNYPFSQTVTIAQGNNGASGALKKLYAQPGETPVLNFSAQAEDPANRGLAVNGNYWHVRGIVVERAGDNGIFVGGSNNIFERTITRFNRDTGLQLSRMLSTTPKDQWPANNLVLSAESHDNADSDGEDADGFAAKLTSGPGNVFRYAVAHNNIDDGWDLYTKTDTGPIGAVTIEDSLAYENGTLSNGGQAGNGDRNGYKLGGEDIGVNHIIRRNIAYDNGKHGFTYNRNLGSMTVSDNVSIDNTERNFNFDGGSSVFRNNTSCRSGSGSTDRTLGNVDGSNQFWSGTNGSRCSSYAGALRWSYASDGRLVVTFG is encoded by the coding sequence ATGAGATTGACACCGCTAGCCGCAGCCGTCGCCTTGGCCGCGAGCGTCGTGCTGGCGCTACCGCTCGGAACGGCCAACGCCGCGACGACGCGCCACGAGGCGGAGACGTCACCCGCCGTCTGCACCGGCTCCATCGACCGCGACTGGTCGGGCTTCTCCGGCACCGGGTTCTGCAACGGCACGAACGCGACGGGCGCCTACGCCCAGTTCACCGTGAACGCCGCGGCGGCGGGCACGGCGACGCTGGCCGTGCGATTCGCCAACGGGACGACCAGTGCCCGTGCCGCGAACCTGATCGTCAACGGCACGACCGTGCAGCCGGTGTCGTTCGAGGGCACGGGCGCGTGGAGCACCTGGGTCACCAAGACGGTGACCGCCGCCGTGAACGCGGGCAGCAACACGATCCGGCTCAGCCCGACCAGCTCCGCGGGCCTGGCGAACATCGACTACCTCGACTTCACGTCCGAGGGCACCCCGCCGCCGACCGGCGACACGCTGTACGTAGCCCCGAACGGCCGTGACGGCGCGACGGGCACGCTGGCGGACCCGACGACGCTGACCTCGGCGATCAGCCGGATCGCCCAGGGCGGCACGATCTTCCTGCGCGGCGGGAACTACCCGTTCTCGCAGACCGTCACCATCGCCCAGGGCAACAACGGCGCCTCAGGCGCTCTCAAGAAGCTGTACGCCCAGCCCGGCGAGACCCCGGTGCTCAACTTCTCCGCCCAGGCCGAGGACCCGGCCAACCGCGGCCTGGCCGTGAACGGCAACTACTGGCACGTGCGCGGCATCGTGGTCGAGCGGGCCGGTGACAACGGCATCTTCGTCGGCGGCAGCAACAACATCTTCGAGCGCACCATCACGCGCTTCAACCGCGACACCGGGTTGCAGCTCTCCCGGATGCTCTCCACCACGCCCAAGGACCAGTGGCCGGCCAACAACCTCGTCCTGAGCGCCGAGTCGCACGACAACGCCGACTCCGACGGCGAGGACGCCGACGGCTTCGCCGCCAAACTCACCTCCGGCCCCGGCAACGTCTTCCGCTACGCCGTCGCCCACAACAACATCGACGACGGCTGGGACCTCTACACCAAGACCGACACCGGCCCCATCGGCGCGGTCACCATCGAAGACTCCCTCGCCTACGAGAACGGCACCCTCAGCAACGGCGGCCAAGCCGGCAACGGCGACCGCAACGGCTACAAACTCGGCGGCGAGGACATCGGCGTCAACCACATCATCCGCCGCAACATCGCCTACGACAACGGCAAACACGGCTTCACCTACAACCGCAACCTCGGCTCGATGACCGTCTCGGACAACGTCAGCATCGACAACACCGAGCGCAACTTCAACTTCGACGGCGGCTCCTCGGTGTTCCGCAACAACACGTCGTGCCGCAGCGGCAGTGGGTCGACGGACCGGACCCTCGGCAACGTCGACGGCTCCAACCAGTTCTGGTCCGGCACGAACGGTTCGCGGTGCTCCTCGTACGCGGGCGCCCTGCGCTGGTCGTACGCCTCGGACGGTCGCCTCGTCGTCACCTTCGGCTAG
- a CDS encoding NYN domain-containing protein: MGRVDRVAEIVRIGVFYDGTWFAYLSDFYATAHPRAARVSIDGFHDALRWYVHTETGLPLDDCVLHEAHYVRGRIETPAASFDAVLAAAGVVRHDLPLHGGKEKGVDVHFALETWERATTVPLQWVVLVTGDADFTPLVTRLTGRGVRVAVPVVDVPSVSLPAWTPRTAAPLRAAATVTPSFDTLFTPTDRDDYPLRRPFVRSAEAVASSAGLPRGRRRGTVTGWRTGQPHGFITDTRGGSWYASRDDIPEGLTLLLPGTPVSFTGSPTPVPGRKYPRAQAIRPE; this comes from the coding sequence GTGGGTCGTGTGGATCGTGTGGCGGAGATCGTGCGCATCGGTGTGTTCTACGACGGAACGTGGTTCGCGTACCTGAGTGATTTCTACGCCACCGCCCATCCGCGCGCGGCCCGTGTCTCGATCGACGGCTTCCACGACGCGTTGCGGTGGTACGTCCACACCGAAACCGGGCTCCCGCTGGACGACTGCGTGCTGCACGAGGCGCATTACGTGCGCGGTCGCATCGAGACTCCCGCCGCTTCCTTCGACGCCGTGCTGGCCGCCGCCGGGGTCGTCCGGCACGACCTTCCGTTGCACGGGGGCAAGGAGAAGGGCGTCGACGTCCACTTCGCACTCGAAACGTGGGAGCGCGCGACCACCGTGCCGTTGCAGTGGGTCGTGCTGGTCACCGGTGACGCCGACTTCACCCCGTTGGTGACCCGGTTGACCGGTCGCGGTGTGCGGGTGGCCGTGCCGGTGGTGGACGTGCCGTCCGTGTCGCTGCCCGCCTGGACACCGCGCACCGCGGCTCCGCTGCGGGCGGCGGCGACCGTGACACCGTCCTTCGACACGCTGTTCACGCCCACCGACCGTGACGACTACCCGTTGCGTCGCCCGTTCGTGCGTTCCGCGGAGGCCGTGGCCTCGTCCGCGGGCCTGCCACGGGGCCGTCGTCGCGGGACGGTGACCGGGTGGCGCACCGGGCAGCCGCACGGGTTCATCACCGACACCCGCGGCGGCTCCTGGTACGCCTCCCGCGACGACATCCCCGAAGGCCTCACCCTGCTGCTCCCCGGCACACCGGTGTCGTTCACCGGATCGCCGACGCCCGTGCCCGGCCGGAAGTACCCCCGGGCACAGGCCATCCGGCCCGAGTGA
- a CDS encoding RtcB family protein — protein MEHINKRLMNWASILDPGTREQAEKASRMPFIFPHLALMPDAHLGKGATVGSVIPTLGAIIPAAVGVDIGCGMIAVRTQFTQDDFRPRPLAALREAIEKAVPLSAGKYNKHLTSTARERVGVLAAHAEKAGFDPGSYVGNWELQLGTLGSGNHFIEVTLDETGQVWLFLHSGSRGVGNKIAQKHIRIAREQCDRRWISLPDLDLAYLVEGEDEFWHYIREMRWAQEFAWLNREEMMDRVVDCVTDWIGRDVERQEVVNCHHNYTEQETHFGKKVWLSRKGAINAEKGTPGLIPGSMGTASYVVVGKGNALSLNSSPHGAGREYSRSAARRAFNREDLRKAMVGIEYRDTDAFIDEIPAAYKDIDIVMHDARDLVEVRHTLRQIVNVKGD, from the coding sequence GTGGAGCACATCAACAAGCGCCTGATGAACTGGGCTTCCATCCTGGACCCTGGCACGCGTGAGCAGGCCGAGAAGGCCTCGCGGATGCCGTTCATCTTCCCGCACTTGGCGCTCATGCCCGACGCGCACCTCGGGAAGGGCGCCACGGTCGGCAGCGTCATCCCGACCCTGGGCGCGATCATCCCGGCGGCCGTCGGCGTCGACATCGGCTGCGGGATGATCGCGGTGCGGACCCAGTTCACCCAGGACGACTTCCGCCCGCGCCCGCTCGCCGCGCTGCGTGAGGCGATCGAGAAGGCCGTGCCGCTGTCGGCGGGCAAGTACAACAAGCACCTGACCTCCACGGCGCGCGAACGGGTCGGCGTGCTCGCGGCCCATGCGGAGAAGGCCGGTTTCGACCCCGGTTCCTACGTCGGGAACTGGGAGCTCCAGCTCGGCACCCTCGGCAGCGGCAACCACTTCATCGAGGTGACGCTGGACGAGACCGGGCAGGTGTGGCTGTTCCTGCACTCCGGTTCGCGCGGTGTGGGCAACAAGATCGCGCAGAAGCACATCCGGATCGCCCGGGAGCAGTGCGACCGGCGCTGGATCAGCCTGCCCGACCTCGACCTGGCCTACCTGGTCGAGGGCGAGGACGAGTTCTGGCACTACATCCGCGAAATGCGCTGGGCCCAGGAGTTCGCTTGGCTCAACCGCGAGGAGATGATGGACCGCGTCGTCGATTGCGTGACGGACTGGATCGGCCGTGACGTGGAACGACAGGAGGTTGTGAACTGCCACCACAATTATACGGAGCAGGAAACCCACTTCGGCAAGAAGGTGTGGCTGTCCCGCAAGGGCGCCATCAACGCCGAAAAGGGCACGCCCGGCCTCATCCCGGGCTCGATGGGCACCGCGTCGTACGTCGTGGTCGGCAAGGGCAACGCGCTCTCGCTGAACTCCTCGCCGCACGGCGCCGGGCGCGAGTACTCGCGGTCGGCCGCGCGCCGGGCGTTCAACCGGGAGGACCTGCGCAAGGCGATGGTCGGCATCGAGTACCGCGACACCGACGCGTTCATCGACGAGATCCCGGCCGCGTACAAGGACATCGACATCGTGATGCACGACGCGCGGGACCTGGTGGAGGTGCGGCACACGCTGCGGCAGATCGTCAACGTGAAGGGCGACTGA
- a CDS encoding NADPH-dependent F420 reductase translates to MRIGILGAGAMADALGTRWAAAGHELMVAGRTESKARELAGRWGGRSGSFREVAEFGEVALIAVLYQGMAATLDGIGDALRGKAVIDCNNPVEVERFTLVTRPGVSMAQHIEQVTGGHVVKAFNLCHADVWRMEPPVFDGRRLVVPYCGNDPEAAELATRLIADIGCEPLRVGDLGHAHHLEAMAAVMISLLYGGLDTRSAFNLVADTRAG, encoded by the coding sequence GTGAGAATCGGAATCCTTGGTGCAGGGGCGATGGCGGACGCGTTGGGCACGCGGTGGGCCGCGGCCGGTCACGAGTTGATGGTCGCCGGGCGCACGGAGTCGAAGGCGCGGGAGTTGGCGGGCAGGTGGGGAGGTCGGAGTGGAAGCTTCCGGGAGGTCGCCGAATTCGGGGAGGTGGCCCTGATCGCGGTCCTCTACCAGGGGATGGCGGCGACGCTGGACGGGATCGGGGACGCGCTGCGCGGCAAGGCGGTCATCGACTGCAACAACCCCGTCGAGGTCGAGCGCTTCACGCTGGTCACGCGGCCGGGCGTGTCGATGGCGCAACACATCGAGCAGGTGACCGGCGGGCACGTCGTCAAGGCGTTCAACCTCTGCCACGCGGACGTCTGGCGGATGGAGCCGCCCGTGTTCGACGGCCGACGGCTGGTTGTGCCGTACTGCGGCAACGATCCCGAGGCGGCGGAGCTTGCCACGCGGCTGATCGCCGACATCGGCTGCGAACCCCTGCGGGTCGGGGACCTCGGGCACGCCCACCACCTCGAAGCGATGGCCGCCGTCATGATCTCGCTGCTGTACGGCGGACTGGACACCCGTTCGGCGTTCAACCTCGTGGCCGACACCAGGGCAGGCTGA
- a CDS encoding short chain dehydrogenase, with the protein MQIVLIGAGGTLGSAVHTTLIGRGHEVVTVGRSSGDLRLDIADPARIAEMYERIGSVDAVVSAAGDTPWKPITEMTPQDYEAAFRGKVLSQVELVRQGLRRVAERGSFTLITGVLAREPVPTGSAASMANGAVEAFVRAAAIEIAPQRVNAVSPTVFTESLDDYGAFFPGMEPVDLANVTQAYVRSVEGAQTGQVYCL; encoded by the coding sequence ATGCAGATTGTTCTCATCGGCGCCGGTGGCACCCTCGGCTCGGCCGTCCACACCACCCTGATCGGGCGGGGCCACGAGGTCGTCACCGTCGGACGCTCCAGCGGCGACCTGCGCCTCGACATCGCCGACCCGGCGCGGATCGCCGAGATGTACGAGCGGATCGGCTCCGTGGACGCCGTCGTCAGCGCCGCCGGCGACACCCCGTGGAAGCCGATCACCGAGATGACCCCGCAGGACTACGAGGCGGCGTTCCGGGGGAAGGTGCTGAGCCAGGTCGAACTGGTCCGGCAAGGCCTGCGCCGGGTCGCCGAACGGGGTTCGTTCACCCTGATCACCGGTGTCCTGGCCCGCGAGCCCGTGCCCACCGGCAGCGCGGCGTCCATGGCGAACGGCGCGGTGGAGGCGTTCGTGCGGGCGGCGGCGATCGAAATCGCACCACAGCGCGTCAACGCCGTCAGCCCGACCGTGTTCACCGAGAGCCTGGACGACTACGGCGCGTTCTTCCCGGGCATGGAGCCGGTGGACCTGGCCAATGTGACCCAGGCCTACGTCCGCTCGGTCGAAGGCGCGCAGACCGGCCAGGTGTACTGCCTGTAG